The Apostichopus japonicus isolate 1M-3 chromosome 20, ASM3797524v1, whole genome shotgun sequence nucleotide sequence gaaacctactggaaaatgttggttaggacttcagatacaagggatgggcattgccagtaatttttattggtggggtacccctgctagtagacccccaatatgcccatcccctcattgacctaggtgagctcatgatttgaccagttgaaacctacaggaaaatgataggtatcacttcatatgtaaggatgggcatttccagtattttacagtaccccactaatataaattactggaaatgcccatcccttacatatatatagaatcctgccaatcattttccagtagttttcaactggttacctcatgagctaatctaggtcaatgggggatgggcattttgggggtctactgacagggttaccccaccaatgtaaatgactggaaatgcccatcccttacatatgaagtgatacctatcattttccagtaatttttcaactggttatctcatgagctgacctaagtcaatgagggaatgggcattttgggggtctactggcaggggtacccccccccatataaattactggaaattcccatcccttacatatgaagtgataccattttccagtagttttcaactggttacatcatgagctcatctaggtcaatgggggatgggcattttgggggtctactggcaggggtaccccacaataaaaattactggcaatgcccatcagttgtatccgaagccctaaccaacattttccagtaggtttcaagtggttatctcatgagctgacctaggtcagccttgaggggtcaattatagatcactggcaggggtaccccaccaccaataattactggcaatggccatttgttgctcttggggccatacctgacatattgtacttactttgatgtgttaccatgaaaactgatctaggttagctatcaggtgactttaaaattgctctcccagccacacccaccacagtcggtttgccagtcgtctggtttcatatacaggaatgcactgtgaacattgtgatgtacaaggcaattggttaccttcccagctaaccaaaccctctgggatcccggtctattgggatcattattaacatgattaacataattattaagctttgagaaataacttggtgttatgctgtgcaaagctaataataatttggtaaaagctgctattcctggcttttaatttgagggacctagatttaaatgtatacctcccaatatgttataaaattttaatgtaaatgtatgtttatgataatgtgagttatcatgtgctgtatctgtgcttacacgtatatcatattttctgttcacaggtcaataatggtgcagattttggcttcctgaagacaagtgggaggccatttgtagttaagagaaacactctttgttcgtgaagacttaactggtgtcgatttggggtaccactttaaaacgaaagtcatgaggaacccttgcccaagattcaactttgcattattgtgcagtgctatacttttgcgattcatgtttgatctattaacttgtcttaactttgttggaaaaaaaatcagattttcagattttatttacagtgatttcttctctatctgtcgaaagtcagccttttgtagacatcagaagttttatcagaaataaatactgccaacgtacacattatttgtgtttcttctgctctcttttctttcagtgatactagtcagtgaaactcgtcgggtttaattctttcagtgaatctagtcagtgcaactagtcagtcgataccgactaagaaaggttagtcgggagaggcaccatcctgactaatgtaaaacctgctataaactagtcggtggctcatataaattagtcggtaaagaccgactaatgtcaccaactaatgtaactgactaatatacatttaccgactgagaaattgttgatcgactaagctgacggactaagatgaccgactaagaaatccaactgactaaggaataaattagtcggtatagcaactgactaaggctatgttagtcgggagaggcaccagatggactaacgttttgttagtcggtgaaccaatttaagttttcagtgtactctctcttctcttagtGCATGGTATAACGTTGAAGTAGTTGTGGTAGTATTTATGTGGAAGTGATTTGAAAGTGTACGATAAGCGGGTGAAGGACTGAAGGTGGAGGGGAATGTGGCAGGTTGGCCGCCAAGGGGTACTCCTTGGGTCAACGAGAGCTGCAGAAACAGAGAGTTAGGACAccgaaaaacaaagaaagtaaataattaaataatatcaTTTCGATTAGTTTATATTAGGCCTTTATTTCTTAATCATGTTATAtttctcaaaagaaaaaaaaggatgagatattatttgttgttattattttcgcTGTGAATTAGTTGTTTTCCTgtaaattatatgtatattcataatGCTTGGTTGTTACCTCAGAGCAATACATTGTTTCACATATCTGTTAGTCAAATGATGCTAATGTTACAGGTAAATGGTGGTCTTCTCCTGGCATCCGTCTTCCAAGTGATTCTAGGATTGACGGGTCTATCTGGTTGGATTCTTCGTTTTGTTGGTCCTCTCTCCATAGCACCATGTATCGGACTCCTTGGATTAGCATTGATTGATGCAACATGGCCCTCCTGCAGTGTACATTGGGGGATATCGCTAGTGTAAGCAATTTTTGTACTGTATATCTCTGGCTATATCGTCGTATCAGGAAATGGTCATTAGTTTGATAACCTTAATTTTCGAATGCAGGATTACAACTGTCATTTTTGATTCAGTTTATAGATACATCTCGTATAACAGCAGCAGCTGCATGTTAAAACAGCTTGTTTGTATAATCGCCCAGacgatatttcatatttgatatgaaTGAAATGCGAGAAGCAGATCAAatgatgttgttatttttttttttttttttttaaacgttaGCTGTTAGTTATCTGAAAAGTGGCATAACGCTTTTATGAAAGGTCAAAGTAGAGCcttggtacaaaaaaaaaacttaatctATTCTAATCCAAGTCCATTTACAATGGAACCATGTGATCATCTGGGTGTTGCATCACAAAAACAGGTACCGCACAATATATGATCTGTGCCAATAGGCCGAGAAGCTAATGTTAAAATACTAGATTCGACCATTGAAACTCTAATTCCCTTCATTCCATGGGAACGAAGGGAGGTAGAGTTTTTAAGGTCGAATCGAGTATTTTAAAAGCAAGGGTTTATCCCTTGAGGTCTTTGTAGCCGACTCTCTGAtagctgtgggggggggggggggttgaaaaaaGAAGGGGTGATGCACACCCCACATCCGCGAGTGAAATTTAAATTGTACTGCAATACATTAAGTAAGAGCACATGTAGTAGCCATTTAATattctttttgtattttctaATATCCTGCAGGACAATCTTCTTCGTGGTACTGTTTTCGCAATACCTGAAAAATATTAACGTTTGTGCCTTTCGCTACAACATAAAGAGTGCACCACGTGCTAGTGGACAGATTTTCCAATTGTTTCCAGTGAGTACTGAATCTTTTATTGACGTTTCTTCTGATCGACAATGAATATAATTTAGTGGCGTTGGTAAAGAGGGGCGGGGAACGATGGAGGCTGAGAGCGCCATTCCCCAGCCCACTCCCTCGTCagttggggggggtggggaaaaaCGTAAACTATGGGGCTTCTTACGTTAAGTCGAGAAAGAGTCGGACCATTGAACACCTGGTCCAGGACGCCCTATGCCATAAAGGTTCATATCTTtttacctaaatcagtcgggaaGTTAGAATCCACCTCCCCTTCCTTTGAAACCCTGTGCACTTTACTGTGTAGAGAGTGTCCGTGATATCTcgtctctatatatatatatatatattatctacaCACGATTTAGTATCAAGGGCATACATGTCATCGATATAGCCCGCTTATTCGCTAACGATCAACCTTGGTCAATCAATCTCACAGTTCgtcaaaaattattattatcagccTCAAAGCATTTTCCTTCACACGAGATGCTTCATGGTCTATTTAAACCATGGATCGAGTTGTAACAACTCTATGATTTAACACGGCTGTCAATTACTCGTAACGGTCTGAACTTTCAGTATAGTAGTTTTGATACAACCACTctaaaaattcaatatttatgaTGACATTTTATTGTTCTCTCCTTTAAATGGAGCTTTGGTAGAGTTTGAACCCAAACAAAAACATATCTTTAGTGCTAAGTTGATTACGATCTcatatatgcaatatattttactttaatttcgttttttttctttcataaaggTGATTTTTGCTGGCGTCATAGGATGGATCTTCGCGTTCATTCTTACGGTGTCGGGGGTCCTTCCAGATGACCCAGCCAACCCTTCTTATTATGCTCGGACCGATATTGGTTCCGACTTTATCGCCAAAGCTAGATGGTTTCAACTTCCGTCTCCTGGTATAGCATTCTCTTGACAAGTTTTCATGATATCGTAAAGATGATGGGATATTACATATTTAAGACAATATTTTGTCCAATTGCTGGTAGACGCGCTTAACCATTATCAATGCTAGCTATAAGAACCATTTCTTCATAACTCACTTGTATCACCTATGGTGATACTGAGGCCCAAGTTCAATTCTAACCTTTTAAAAAAATAACCTTTTCCAGTATTCTGCGTATATAATGACTGTTCGCAACTTATACACCAAGttctatatatgttttacaTTTCTTTACCCAGTTTTGTAAAATTTGGTAAAAGTACAACCGGTGCAGTATCTATATGTCTATActatatgtcatatatatatagtatataatatatacatatggaaGGACTATTCAATAGCGATATACCatagttatttatttttggcTTTCAGTCACCCGTCAATGGCCAGTAATAACGTTCGCAGCTTTCTTTGGTATGTTCGCCGGGATCCTCGCGTCCATAGTTGAATCACTCGGAGATTACAGCGCATGCGCCAAGCTGTCTGAAGTACCCCCACCTCCCCGGCACGCTGTTAACCGTGGTATTTTTGTGGAAGGTGTTGGATGTGTGTTGTCTGGTCTCTGGGGAACTGGGTCGGGAACTGGGACATACAGTGGTAACATCGTTGCAATAGGAATGACAAGGGTACTTATTTTTTTAAGTTCTTTCAACGAAAAAGAATATTTAGAATGAAAGTTGCCTGAATGTGTAACGACTTGTATGAAAGGTAAACTATAAAGAATAGAATGTAAAAAATGTCATCAaatgctataaaaaaaattgtcagtgaggaaagaaaacaaaagaaattgtgATACTTATAGACTATTATAGATCAATTGCATTTGTAGTGAGACAAATGTTAAGCATCTCAACGATGATAAATTCGCTTCAGTATATGATGGTAACATATACAGAAAGATTGTCGGCAAAATAATGTTTACATTCAAACGggatttttgaaattttattctACTGATATCTCATCGACACTGATGAAAATAAAAGGCAACTATCAAAACTgaaaatttgtgggacacaaaaataTCGGTGTCGTATGAGGTCGCTATTTACTCATTAATTTTCAGAAGTCATGCTTTATAAATCACATGTATTACTTAGATGAAGAGGTATGTGTTATTGGTACATGACTTGCTAACAATTCGTGCTGTTTTAACGGGTTTTTCTTTGAATTCTTTTGGTCCTATTTCGTAATATAAATTTgcaaattgttttatattttcggTTCACAGGTAGCTTCGAGAAAGGTAACACAAGGGACAGCGATATTGGTGATTATTGTTGGGTTGTTCGGAAAAGTAACGGCCTTCCTAGCCTCCATACCAGATCCAGTGATCGGGGGTATTTTAGCTTCTATAATAGGTAACGTGGATGACGAAGTATTTTTTTAAAGCAGCATCCATAGCTGTATTAACCGCCTTCCAAGAGTgaaagggtggaggggggggggggttggaaatCATAATTTAACTTGCAGAATCAACCAAGATATTTGTAATCTTTAAAATGACAGGAAACTCTCAAGATAACAACAATGAAAGACTACAATTCCATTTACAATGTTacataaataattaaacaatacaatgaattGTGACGATTATTGAGCGCTGAATATTACTTTAAGTGAtgtaggtatatatgtatacagtcTTATACAAAACTTAAAGGAAATaagtcaaattatgaaaactggGAATTCAAACACTACTGTAAGCTTTCATGAAGCCTGCTTTTGTTCTTTTCCCTTACTGGTCTCCGTGGTATTTAATTCAACAGCTTCATTGTTTTAAAAGTTGTATCCAAATTGGGTGTAAATTTTGTGTCACtacaaatacaatacaattttCTCCTGCCATCTTCAGGGAAATTATGGACCCAACTCACCACtccctccctgcccccccccccacctccccatcTATTAAACCTCATTGTGCCCCTATCGACACGTTTGAAGATGCTACCACAGTAATCGTCTGCGTCATATTTTATCGTGAAAAGTCTTCTATATTCgttaaatatttacaaagtataCGACAGAACGTATTTCACCCTATTCATCTATGGTACAAGTTCGTGTACGAAATTGTTCTTTATCTGGAAATCCACTCTCTACCTCCCGCTTTACATTCGTATATTCACTCTCTCTGTATGTTCTCTTATTCAGGAATTTTACTATCCGTTAGCGTCACAATACTTCAAAAATCTGACATGACGTCACCCCGCAATTTATTCATATTCGGTATTTCAATGTTCAGCGGGTTGGCTCTGCCCGATTTTCTGGAGAAATATCCAGATGCTATTAAAACAGGTAACTTATGTAAGAATTTTAGTAGTTTTAAGattatatcaaattataaatGCAACCACTATCAAACAAATTGCCAACAACTCacacacaaaaagaaaacacatttgtTACTGAAAGATAATTTGCTCCTGATAAAAACAGAATAATTAGGGATTGATCAACGGCCTACCATGCGTTTATAGCAGGATAATGTACGAACTCAAGCGATGCACGACGCCGTAGGCCGAGTGCATCCAGGTGTCGGGTTATACCCGTAGACTGTTGATTAACCCCATTCATTCATACAAAGTACTAAACCATCTCAGAATGttagtttaataataataaaaacaaattgaaagagATATAAACAACAATTGTCTCTAAAGGGTAGCCGTTTTCTTTACTGTTATTATATTTAAGAGTCTCAAAACAATGTAAATGCCCAAATAAAACAACAAGAATTACGATAATTAGGCTATACATTGAACAACACTGGTTTGTACAGCATAACGATTTGACACAAGGGCACACTGCGCCTGCGTCCAGTTGGCATAGCAACCCAAAACGATGTGTTCATGTTAAGAGGTGTACGAGATACGTAATAAGTATAGTACACCTTATAAATGTGCTAATATTTATAGCTATTGTTGAATCGTAAACACATGTGAACAATTCCGtcaaaaaagttaacattcGTAGTATATACAATGGGTATCACATTTGATCGGACTTAAATAGGTTGTGAATTGCATACCGCTTCACTACTTCGTTACAAACAACTGAGGATTTTGGTAAATACAACATGTATCTACAAGTATAATACATGAATCTTTAAAATGATGTAAAAGCAGTAGTCTTTTTGACCAGTATTTCAACCGTCCTTGAGCATTTTGATCATTCCATTgtgttttttcctttgtttattttctgaAGGTTCCGATCAAATCGACCAAATTCTTATTATTCTGCTCAGAACTGGAATGTTTGTTGGGGGCGTGGTCGGTTTCTTCTTAGATAACACCATCCCAGGTAAGAACTAGAGTAGAAATTTCAGTGAATCCTGTaataaaatctcgtaaataatTGTGACATAAATGGTTAGCATGTTGAGATACAAATGtatgagaaaaatatatataagtattacTATAGTCGTTACGTCATTTAGCCAGAACCAAAAAACAAGCACATTTCAGGTTCAACAACATCATTATTTATACGCCCTCcaccccaatccccccccccccccctcatctgTTCATCTATCCACCGTGTGTACAAAACTTTGGAAATAGACACGATTATGTTTGTGCCCCTTCTTAACTTGCTGACGGCCCTCTTCAATTGCCGGTGCCCCTCGAACTCATACTTCCTGGCCACGGCCCTGATAAGTCTTCCAGTGCCAAGAAACAGGCTAATgcacacaaaataaaaatgaaataatagtCTGACGTAATGAAACTTTCGGGAAAGTCTGAGGAATTTAAGCGGTTTTATCTTAACATTTGATCCATTTCCAGGAACAGAGCAGGAGAGAGGGATTTCATTACGTGAATTGGGAGAAAGAAGCTCGTCAACTGAACAGTCGTCGGTGTACGATATACCGTTTATAACAAAGCGCATTCGTCAACGTCCATGGACACGGTTTATTCCAGTTTGTCCAACATTTGGGTCGTCAACACAGAATTAGTTATCAATTTGTGCTTGGATTTGCCTACCTATACTTCAAGTGCAgatgcaagtttttttttccacaacTGACTTGTACGAATACATTATACATAACATATTACAATGTGTATATAAATCAGGTGTTATACAAGAAGTGTTCTATAAAACCTTAAAAGCATAACATATAACAATGTGTATTACTCAGGTGCGAAGGAAGTGTTCTATAAACCTAAACAGGTTTTTAACAGAGTAGAACACTCCCAACCAAAAAGATACATACGAAATATCTTATTCATTTATACATTTTTGTTCACAATTACACTAATATTAATTTCATACCCTAAATGCCTTGTCGAATGTTGTAAAATAATCCGGGTGCTTGCTATTTAGATACATAACATGAATACAATTTATAAGCTCGAACAGACTTATGAGaagtataatattaataaagttCTAAGCATTCATTAAGTTGGCATTCTTTTAAAAAGTAAAGCACAAATTTACTCACAAGTGTCACACATGCTCTGCAAGTTTGAATTTGTTAACATGGAGAGAAGGTATACGAGCCGGAAAAAGATCATGTAAATCATTCATGTGTCACTTGCGAAGTATATTAACAAAGGCATGCATTCCAAACAGACCTGTCGATGATGTAGAGAATTGTCATgtaattgtatatatttaataaaacaacaaaaccTAATAGCTATTATATGTTATTGTACCTGGTCTGATATCCTCTCCatatacaaagaaaataatcCCCAGAAAAGATTAATTCAGCAGATGAAACATAGTTGAACTGTAagtaaaagttaaaaatgtacATGAAAACTTACTTCGCTAGGGTGTTATATAATATACCACATATCAGGTGTGTAATGTGCTGATCATTAAAAATTACAAATCAAGCTTGAAATATAGATCATTGACTTACTTATATATGTTGTCATATTTCCTTGCGCATGCGGTTGTAAATGTTTCTGAAGCAAATGAGTAAATTCCATTATTTTCGCCTTTAACAATATTTCTTCATGATATGATTGAGTATTAATTGTTATCGAATTACCACATAAGCGTCTCATTTAATGTGTTCATTGATAAGATGAGCTGGTAACATAACTTTATCTTTATGTCCATTGAATGGATTATCACAACTGAAACTTGAAACGTCTGTTGGAGTaaatataaaaagtaaaataggTGACAGCAATGAAGGTATGACTATAATTATCGAGTACAAATAACAACTCATTATTGTATACACACAGATGGTTATTACTGAAAAATATTAATAGAGTTATATGGTAATCATGATCGTTTTCAAGCATATCTAATAAGTTATGCACTCAACATAGTAAAAGTATCGTTTCAGATTAAAACATTATGTTATGAAAACATTAACTTGCTGTCAGGACTTCACTGCCGGTTGTTGGCATAAACATAATTTAGAAAATACAAAACACTTTATAATAATGAGAAAGGTCTGACACCCCTAACATAAATCTGTTTGGTGGAATTTACCAAGGATGAACAAATTTAGTAATGTGTTTTATAGTCAAAGAAACTATTGCGTTATGATAAGTTC carries:
- the LOC139961470 gene encoding solute carrier family 23 member 1-like yields the protein MACESINERMDDKDSTSCKVELELAVEDDGIIINDGKLLYGVDETPTWPTLIILIVQNFLMMVSGIIGIPLLLAGLVCMRSDIEAYAHLISSTFFIQGVVTFTQSTIGIRLPVIQGASFSFIPAVSSLAVAAGACPAGNDTISDMSEVWGPRLAEVNGGLLLASVFQVILGLTGLSGWILRFVGPLSIAPCIGLLGLALIDATWPSCSVHWGISLVTIFFVVLFSQYLKNINVCAFRYNIKSAPRASGQIFQLFPVIFAGVIGWIFAFILTVSGVLPDDPANPSYYARTDIGSDFIAKARWFQLPSPVTRQWPVITFAAFFGMFAGILASIVESLGDYSACAKLSEVPPPPRHAVNRGIFVEGVGCVLSGLWGTGSGTGTYSGNIVAIGMTRVASRKVTQGTAILVIIVGLFGKVTAFLASIPDPVIGGILASIIGILLSVSVTILQKSDMTSPRNLFIFGISMFSGLALPDFLEKYPDAIKTGSDQIDQILIILLRTGMFVGGVVGFFLDNTIPGTEQERGISLRELGERSSSTEQSSVYDIPFITKRIRQRPWTRFIPVCPTFGSSTQN